The DNA window GGCTGGTCGCCGAGGTGTTCTTGAACTCAGGCGTCAACGCGCAGGCGCTGAACGCCGCCGCCGCCCGGTGGCAGGAGAACGGCCTGGACGTCGCGCTCGACGACCTGGGCTTCCCCGGCGAGCGCAACGACGCCGCGAGCTACCTCCAGGACCGCGGCTGGGTGACGGTGCGCACGCCGCTGAACCAGCTGCTGGCCGAGCACGGGCTGCCGCTGCAGCCCACCGACGGCCCCGACGACAGCGAGCAGGCGCCGTTCGCCCGCAACTACTACTGCACCGCGGTGCTGCGCAAGGCCGACTGAAGAAGGCACCCCATGCCGGACAGCAACGCCCCCAAGCCACTCGACGGCTACCGCGTGCTCGATTTCACCCAGAACATCGCCGGCCCGCTGGCCGGGCAGGTGCTGGCGGACCTGGGCGCCGAGGTCGTCAAGATCGAGGCACCCGCCGGTGAGGCGGCCCGCCACATCACCGCGGTCCTGCCCGGGCGGCCGCCGCTGGCCACGCTGTTCCTGCCGCACAACCGCGGCAAGAAGTCGGTGGCGGTGGACCTGACCACCGAGGAGGGCCGCCAGCAGATCCTGCGGCTGGCCGAGACCGCCGACGTCGTGCTGGAGGGGTTCCGCCCGGGCGTGATGGAGCGCATGGGGCTGGGCCCCGACGAGCTGCGCTCCCGCAACCCCCGGCTGGTCTACGCCCGGCTGTCGGCCTACGGCGGCAACGGCCCGCACGGCAGCAGGCCGGGGGTGGACCTGATGGTCGCCGCCGAGTCGGGCATGACCACCGGGATGCCCACGCCCAGCGGCAAACCACAGATCATCCCGTTCCAGCTCGTGGACGCCGCCAGCGGGCACGTCCTGGCCCAGGCGGTGCTGGCCGCCCTGCTGCACCGTGAACGGCACGGGGTGGCCGACGTGGTGCGGGTCGCAATGTACGACGTCGCGGTCGGCCTGCAGGCCGCCCAGCTCACGATCCACCTGAACAAGCCGACCGAGACGCCCACCGATGCGGCGCCGAAGCCCAAGCGGCGCAAGGGGGTCGGCTTCGCCACCCAGCCCTCGGACGCGTTCCG is part of the Mycobacterium sp. HUMS_12744610 genome and encodes:
- a CDS encoding CoA transferase; the protein is MPDSNAPKPLDGYRVLDFTQNIAGPLAGQVLADLGAEVVKIEAPAGEAARHITAVLPGRPPLATLFLPHNRGKKSVAVDLTTEEGRQQILRLAETADVVLEGFRPGVMERMGLGPDELRSRNPRLVYARLSAYGGNGPHGSRPGVDLMVAAESGMTTGMPTPSGKPQIIPFQLVDAASGHVLAQAVLAALLHRERHGVADVVRVAMYDVAVGLQAAQLTIHLNKPTETPTDAAPKPKRRKGVGFATQPSDAFRAADGYLVISAYVPKHWAKLCELIGRPDLLEDERFVDQRARALHYPELTEELEAALAGKTAAEWVELLQEGGLMACHAHTWKEVVGTPLFAENELALRVGGSPDNGEGAVTVVRTPARYSSFDAAAPEPPPAIGAHNEEFLSAP